One region of Gossypium raimondii isolate GPD5lz chromosome 6, ASM2569854v1, whole genome shotgun sequence genomic DNA includes:
- the LOC105774650 gene encoding uncharacterized acetyltransferase At3g50280 has protein sequence MTGVEYISSDMIHKAELSQLRVELTPWDLQFLVVGPVQKGLLFAKPQHENSFINHLKDSLSDTLLYFPPLSGRLATTEHDDEKVSFFIDCNNTGALFIHAKANGVTISDIIEPVYVPSIVHSFFPLNGVKNIEGVSNPLLGVQVTELVDGIFIGITANHSVLDGTSFWHFFNSWSAISRGLIHLPKLPVFQRRFFNSINFPIQISKSHVQNFPDDFVVPLFKERVFHFSKQSIVTLKARANAEVGTGTTNQMAQISSLQALLSHLWQSIMRNKNLEPNEDTHYCFIIGGRQRLHDLPQEYFGNVVKNQKVTMKVKQLLEQGVGSVALEMNKVIAANTGEDFNKFIETWIASPELLKISTISSRTLATSSSPRFDMYGNDFGWGKPIAVRSGSANKFDGKITLFCGAEEGSIDVEACLSPETLNALGNDEEFMDAILNN, from the coding sequence ATGACAGGGGTTGAATATATCTCGAGTGATATGATTCACAAGGCCGAGTTGAGCCAACTGAGGGTTGAGTTAACTCCATGGGATCTTCAGTTTCTTGTAGTCGGTCCAGTCCAAAAGGGTCTCCTTTTTGCCAAACCACAACATGAAAACTCCTTTATCAACCACTTAAAAGACTCTCTTTCCGACACTCTACTCTACTTTCCACCCCTTTCGGGCCGCCTAGCCACTACCGAACATGACGACGAAAAGGTTTCGTTTTTCATCGATTGTAATAATACTGGGGCCTTGTTTATCCATGCTAAAGCAAATGGAGTGACCATTTCCGACATTATTGAACCTGTTTATGTTCCTTCGATTGTTCATTCGTTTTTCCCACTCAACGGTGTTAAAAACATAGAGGGCGTTTCTAACCCATTGCTCGGAGTGCAAGTGACTGAGCTTGTGGATGGCATTTTCATCGGTATCACGGCGAACCATTCTGTGCTCGACGGTACATCCTTTTGGCACTTCTTTAACTCATGGTCCGCCATTTCAAGAGGTTTAATCCACTTACCGAAGCTCCCTGTTTTTCAACGTCGGTTTTTTAATAGCATCAATTTCCCCATTCAGATTTCTAAATCTCACGTCCAGAATTTCCCTGACGATTTTGTTGTGCCACTTTTTAAAGAAAGGGTTTTCCATTTCTCAAAACAAAGCATTGTAACCCTCAAAGCAAGAGCCAATGCAGAGGTCGGCACCGGCACCACCAACCAAATGGCACAAATCTCATCACTTCAAGCACTCTTGTCCCATCTATGGCAATCTATTATGCGCAACAAAAATTTAGAGCCAAATGAAGACACCCATTACTGCTTTATCATTGGCGGCAGACAAAGATTACATGATTTGCCACAAGAGTATTTTGGGAATGTGGTAAAGAACCAAAAAGTGACAATGAAAGTTAAACAACTGCTAGAACAAGGAGTTGGCAGCGTAGCATTGGAAATGAACAAGGTGATTGCTGCCAATACAGGTGAAGATTTCAACAAGTTCATTGAGACATGGATTGCAAGCCCTGAGCTGTTGAAGATTTCGACCATATCAAGTCGGACTTTGGCCACTAGCAGTTCACCTCGGTTCGACATGTATGGTAATGATTTTGGATGGGGAAAGCCAATAGCTGTAAGATCTGGGTCGGCAAATAAATTTGATGGAAAAATAACTTTGTTTTGTGGAGCTGAAGAAGGTAGTATTGATGTTGAAGCATGTCTTTCCCCCGAGACATTGAATGCTTTGGGAAATGACGAAGAGTTCATGGATGCTATTCTTAACAACTAA